One Williamsia phyllosphaerae DNA segment encodes these proteins:
- a CDS encoding TetR/AcrR family transcriptional regulator — protein sequence MTATDTGPPRTSRRAAIMAAAVSVLAERGPRGLTHRAVDAAAGLSSGSVNYHAPTRARLLHLALEEVFRRDIETATRHFDISEWSRSRAAEAITRFVTEMSDEENRDRVIARHHLRAESMTDPELRAAFDDQHAAFVRMIVQTFGIAGHPVSDARGELVRLGIDGMMQRQVMIGPTPLDDDQIAEMARLLVGS from the coding sequence GTGACAGCAACCGACACCGGTCCCCCGCGGACGAGCCGACGGGCCGCGATCATGGCTGCTGCGGTGTCGGTGCTGGCCGAGCGCGGGCCACGTGGATTGACTCACCGGGCTGTCGACGCGGCCGCGGGCCTGAGCTCGGGGTCGGTGAACTATCACGCACCTACTCGGGCCCGGTTGCTGCACCTGGCCCTCGAGGAGGTCTTCCGCCGCGACATCGAGACGGCGACAAGGCACTTCGACATCTCCGAGTGGAGCCGCTCGCGCGCGGCGGAGGCCATCACGCGGTTCGTCACCGAGATGTCCGACGAGGAGAATCGCGACCGGGTCATCGCACGCCACCACCTGCGGGCCGAGAGCATGACCGACCCCGAGCTGCGGGCGGCGTTCGACGACCAGCACGCCGCGTTCGTGAGGATGATCGTGCAGACGTTCGGCATCGCCGGCCACCCCGTCTCCGACGCCCGCGGCGAGCTCGTCCGGCTGGGCATCGACGGGATGATGCAGCGGCAGGTCATGATCGGTCCCACTCCCCTCGACGACGACCAGATCGCCGAGATGGCGCGGCTGCTCGTCGGGAGCTGA
- a CDS encoding serine hydrolase domain-containing protein, whose translation MGHGRRRWAIGLVASVALVVACAPGVGITHAGPRGAGASEVRDYVSNVAAEERVPGYAVAVTGRDGRDLFVATGGRDGDDRPVDEDTPFLIGSVAKSMTATLIAQRVARGEVRLTDRIGTHLPWLRAGDPTVEELLTHTGGYTAADGLAVAERFDNSPGAVRRAAQDLDHSGTVGRYAYSDANYLVLGALVEALAGRPFAQVLRSDLLEPLGMRHTGAAASDAAGLPPGHRFWWGHPRGYAPGFDESGGPFGYVVSTLGDMQRWARTQSGRAPGVLDPSILAALHQPRVRSGDDDYAYGWRVSRGAVPQTIQHTGATPGYFAHVLMTSDGRDVVVLMNAYGEAEAPVLASIAPNLLRVLDGQQTVSERGDIVLSSAPWVAAVAGLLGVAMIGLAWSRPRRRGVRIGLAVVAGIVCAAAASIPVVLGSAYRTVWIWAPDLAAALIVTVAAWAVAAAVLLLRHGNRPI comes from the coding sequence ATGGGTCACGGACGACGACGCTGGGCCATCGGTCTGGTCGCTTCTGTAGCGCTCGTTGTCGCGTGTGCACCGGGCGTCGGCATCACGCATGCGGGCCCCAGGGGCGCCGGGGCCTCGGAAGTCCGCGACTACGTGTCGAATGTTGCTGCAGAAGAGAGGGTTCCCGGCTATGCGGTCGCCGTGACGGGTCGAGACGGTCGAGATCTGTTCGTCGCAACCGGGGGCCGGGACGGCGACGATCGCCCCGTCGACGAGGACACGCCGTTCCTCATCGGGTCGGTGGCCAAATCGATGACGGCCACGCTGATCGCGCAGCGGGTGGCGCGCGGGGAGGTGCGGCTCACCGACCGCATCGGAACGCATCTGCCGTGGCTGCGCGCCGGAGATCCGACCGTGGAGGAGTTGTTGACCCACACCGGTGGATACACCGCTGCCGACGGCCTCGCGGTCGCCGAGCGATTCGACAACTCACCCGGGGCCGTCCGACGCGCCGCGCAGGATCTCGACCACAGCGGGACCGTTGGACGCTACGCCTACAGCGACGCCAACTACCTGGTCCTCGGAGCACTGGTCGAGGCGCTGGCCGGGCGACCGTTCGCGCAGGTGTTGCGATCTGATCTGCTCGAGCCCCTGGGGATGCGCCACACCGGAGCCGCGGCGTCCGACGCCGCCGGTCTGCCTCCGGGACACCGGTTCTGGTGGGGCCACCCACGTGGCTACGCACCGGGTTTCGACGAATCCGGTGGACCGTTCGGCTACGTGGTCTCGACCCTGGGAGACATGCAGCGCTGGGCCCGTACACAGTCCGGGCGCGCGCCCGGCGTGCTGGACCCGTCGATACTCGCCGCATTGCACCAACCGCGTGTCCGCTCCGGTGACGACGACTACGCCTACGGGTGGCGCGTCTCCCGAGGCGCGGTCCCGCAAACGATTCAGCACACCGGCGCCACTCCCGGCTACTTCGCGCACGTGCTGATGACCTCAGACGGTCGGGACGTGGTGGTGCTGATGAACGCCTACGGCGAGGCCGAGGCGCCCGTGCTCGCATCGATCGCGCCGAACCTGCTCCGCGTGCTGGACGGGCAACAGACGGTGTCGGAGCGCGGCGACATCGTGTTGTCGTCGGCGCCCTGGGTCGCGGCGGTGGCCGGCCTACTCGGGGTGGCGATGATCGGCCTGGCGTGGTCGCGGCCGCGTCGACGGGGCGTCCGCATCGGACTCGCCGTCGTGGCGGGGATCGTCTGCGCGGCAGCGGCGTCGATACCGGTGGTGCTGGGCAGTGCCTACCGGACCGTCTGGATCTGGGCGCCCGATCTGGCCGCAGCGTTGATCGTCACGGTCGCCGCGTGGGCCGTCGCCGCGGCCGTCCTGCTCCTGCGACACGGAAATCGTCCGATATAG
- a CDS encoding S1 family peptidase — MRLKLLTVIATVAATVALGAAPAAAMSNGQPTSPGSAPWFAEIVFADGADVAGTTVTGDRLMRSHCGGALIDARTVLTAAHCVADPAASADDPTKPLPTDVFRVILGDHSLSADRTPEIAISRVDIDPAFGLVPNPRDPGNLDTAAAHDDLALITLAEPQPKAPTIGLSPTPGLRGTPVALYGHGLTPDGGASDRLLSGPLAVISSADCARETFADPVRGGLICARSPKNGPSVQAGFGDSGGPVVTTDRSGRAGLAGVFSFGTETVAPLFTPGFNAATDVRIGALRWPELRAHLHL; from the coding sequence ATGCGCTTGAAACTTCTCACCGTGATCGCGACCGTGGCGGCGACCGTTGCCCTCGGCGCCGCCCCCGCAGCGGCGATGTCCAACGGTCAACCCACTTCTCCTGGTTCGGCCCCGTGGTTCGCCGAGATCGTGTTCGCCGACGGCGCCGACGTGGCCGGCACCACCGTCACCGGGGACCGGCTGATGCGCAGCCACTGTGGTGGTGCACTGATCGATGCCCGAACCGTCCTGACCGCAGCCCACTGCGTGGCCGATCCGGCGGCGTCCGCAGACGATCCGACGAAGCCGTTGCCAACCGACGTGTTCCGCGTCATCCTGGGCGATCATTCGCTGAGCGCAGACCGCACGCCGGAGATCGCGATCAGCCGCGTCGACATCGACCCCGCGTTCGGGCTCGTGCCGAATCCCCGAGACCCCGGAAACCTCGACACGGCCGCCGCCCACGACGATCTGGCGCTCATCACGCTGGCGGAGCCGCAGCCGAAGGCGCCGACCATCGGGCTGTCGCCGACGCCCGGTCTCCGGGGGACGCCGGTCGCGTTGTACGGCCACGGGCTGACCCCCGATGGTGGGGCATCCGACCGACTGTTAAGTGGCCCGCTCGCGGTGATCTCCTCCGCTGACTGCGCTCGAGAGACATTCGCCGACCCCGTTCGTGGGGGATTGATCTGTGCCCGGTCGCCGAAGAACGGGCCGTCGGTTCAAGCCGGGTTCGGCGACAGCGGCGGACCTGTCGTGACGACAGACCGTTCGGGACGCGCAGGTCTGGCGGGGGTCTTCTCGTTCGGCACCGAGACAGTTGCTCCGCTGTTCACGCCCGGGTTCAACGCTGCGACCGACGTTCGCATCGGCGCGCTCCGCTGGCCGGAACTACGGGCGCACCTACACCTCTGA
- a CDS encoding TetR/AcrR family transcriptional regulator encodes MTTAPSYRDRLMAGMAASLTQRTYRDTTIGEIVAHARTSRRTFYKEFSGLDDCYFALLRSVHGEILGMVANAVDMTADWRVQVRQAITAYFAGVQTHPAVIRSYVRELPSLGDPTVTLQSRPRDQFIALLVGLSDTASLRTPDIAPVTVEMARFLVGGLEELTALVVEENRPVDDVVETAIIATTRLLGPATG; translated from the coding sequence GTGACCACCGCACCCTCGTACCGGGACCGCCTGATGGCCGGGATGGCGGCGTCGCTGACGCAACGCACGTACCGAGACACCACGATCGGCGAGATCGTCGCCCACGCCAGGACGTCCCGTCGGACCTTCTACAAGGAGTTCAGCGGTCTCGACGACTGCTACTTCGCGCTGCTGCGTTCGGTGCACGGTGAGATCCTCGGGATGGTCGCGAACGCGGTCGACATGACCGCCGACTGGCGAGTCCAGGTCCGACAGGCGATCACCGCGTATTTCGCAGGCGTACAGACGCATCCGGCGGTCATCCGCAGCTACGTCCGCGAGTTGCCCTCACTCGGCGACCCGACCGTCACGTTGCAGTCGCGTCCGCGGGACCAGTTCATCGCCCTGCTGGTGGGCCTGAGCGACACCGCGTCGCTGCGCACCCCCGACATCGCGCCGGTGACGGTCGAGATGGCCCGCTTCCTCGTCGGCGGGCTCGAGGAGCTCACCGCCCTGGTCGTCGAGGAGAACCGGCCCGTCGACGACGTCGTCGAGACGGCCATCATCGCCACCACGCGGTTGCTCGGCCCCGCGACGGGCTGA
- a CDS encoding nuclear transport factor 2 family protein encodes MSSEKIRATVESYVELVGAGTAEAVVDLFAEGATVEDPIGADVRSTRESLLEFYGAIAGLERSTSLSWVRIAGDTAVFEFSLTTAAGDASFQVTPIDIMRFDDDGRVVSMRAVWDPATDLKQI; translated from the coding sequence ATGAGCAGCGAGAAGATCCGGGCAACCGTCGAGAGCTACGTCGAACTGGTCGGAGCAGGCACGGCGGAGGCCGTCGTCGACCTCTTCGCCGAGGGCGCGACGGTCGAGGACCCCATCGGCGCCGACGTCCGTTCCACCCGCGAGTCGCTGTTGGAGTTCTACGGTGCGATCGCCGGGCTCGAGCGGTCGACGTCGCTGTCGTGGGTTCGCATCGCCGGTGACACCGCCGTCTTCGAGTTCTCGCTGACCACCGCGGCCGGCGACGCGTCGTTCCAGGTCACCCCGATCGACATCATGCGGTTCGACGACGACGGCCGCGTGGTCAGCATGCGCGCGGTCTGGGATCCGGCGACCGACCTGAAACAGATCTGA
- a CDS encoding SDR family oxidoreductase, whose translation MPTALITGASRGLGAAIARTLAPTHDLLLGGRPSSELDTLATQLEGSSTWPVELTDHEEMADAVDAIDSLDVLVHNAGVGSISTVEETPADEYRRIMEVNLIAVAELTRLLLPALREVGGHIVFINSGAGRNANPGWSAYAASKFALRAFADSLRAEEPGLRVTSVYPGRIDTDMQADIVAMEGGEYDGSRFLAPDTVAAAVAHAIATPADAHPTEIILRPTARR comes from the coding sequence ATGCCCACAGCTCTGATCACCGGCGCCAGTCGCGGTCTCGGCGCCGCCATCGCGCGCACCCTCGCCCCCACGCACGACCTCCTGCTCGGCGGCCGACCGTCGTCCGAACTCGACACCCTGGCCACCCAGCTCGAGGGATCGTCGACCTGGCCGGTCGAGCTGACCGACCACGAGGAGATGGCCGACGCCGTCGACGCCATCGACTCCCTGGACGTGCTCGTGCACAACGCGGGCGTCGGCAGCATCAGCACCGTCGAGGAGACGCCCGCCGACGAGTACCGCCGGATCATGGAGGTCAACCTCATCGCCGTCGCGGAGCTGACGCGGCTGCTACTCCCCGCGCTGCGCGAGGTGGGCGGGCACATCGTGTTCATCAACTCGGGGGCCGGACGCAACGCCAATCCCGGGTGGAGTGCCTACGCGGCGAGCAAGTTCGCGCTGCGGGCATTCGCCGACTCGCTGCGCGCCGAGGAACCCGGTCTGCGGGTGACCTCGGTCTATCCCGGACGCATCGACACCGACATGCAGGCCGACATCGTCGCGATGGAGGGCGGCGAATACGACGGGTCACGCTTCCTCGCGCCCGACACCGTCGCGGCCGCGGTCGCCCACGCGATCGCCACGCCCGCCGACGCACATCCCACCGAGATCATCCTGCGTCCGACCGCGCGACGCTGA
- a CDS encoding DAPG hydrolase family protein yields MLSNRTRGVRYVGYRDADRALPFAKYMAAHTDPAPAPVRRAFDSPPLAPLSIPDFANITRDLRPAGYSTIETGYGRRPDGVLFVAVRTEMPRVTAAMWDWWFGWHSVCSARYKLWHPDAHEYASVRDDRTTAAIPDRQKYVGNTSYVDELVGPKLQQLGIDFRDPRRQGFTIPSDQTIVFGRVGSSIAPIDLGWLAHQVRPVPGGAEMRSRFYLNMRGLHRPDLRQAARAMRRGASVDPTDLFLGLDVARDLLMHCGQEMNHLAGFLPELHREFAARP; encoded by the coding sequence ATGTTGAGCAACCGGACGCGCGGGGTCCGCTATGTCGGCTACCGCGACGCCGATCGGGCGCTGCCGTTCGCGAAGTACATGGCGGCGCACACCGACCCCGCGCCCGCGCCGGTCCGCCGGGCGTTCGACAGCCCGCCTCTGGCGCCCCTGTCCATCCCCGACTTCGCGAACATCACCCGCGACCTGCGCCCCGCCGGCTACTCGACGATCGAGACCGGATACGGCCGGAGGCCCGACGGTGTGCTGTTCGTCGCCGTCCGGACCGAGATGCCCCGGGTGACCGCGGCGATGTGGGACTGGTGGTTCGGCTGGCACTCGGTCTGCTCGGCCCGGTACAAGCTCTGGCATCCCGACGCCCACGAATACGCGTCGGTGCGGGACGACCGCACGACCGCCGCGATCCCCGACCGGCAGAAGTACGTCGGCAACACCAGCTACGTCGACGAGCTGGTCGGACCGAAACTGCAGCAACTCGGCATCGACTTCCGCGACCCGCGCAGACAGGGCTTCACCATCCCGTCCGACCAGACCATCGTGTTCGGACGTGTGGGCAGCAGCATCGCGCCGATCGACCTGGGCTGGCTCGCGCATCAGGTGCGGCCTGTCCCCGGCGGCGCAGAGATGCGCAGCCGCTTCTACCTGAACATGCGCGGCCTGCACCGGCCTGATCTTCGGCAGGCCGCGCGCGCCATGAGACGCGGAGCATCGGTGGACCCCACCGACCTGTTCCTCGGGCTCGACGTGGCCAGAGACCTCCTGATGCACTGCGGTCAGGAGATGAACCACCTCGCCGGGTTCCTTCCCGAGCTCCACCGGGAGTTCGCCGCCCGTCCGTAG
- a CDS encoding TetR/AcrR family transcriptional regulator — MARTADHQQRRAQIIAGVRVVAGESGLGRVTIARTAEAAGVSVGLVQHYYASKEDLLADAFADVRSDVLTRIDAEIARSEKRGARIETMVVDGLSQLLPIGTSRRAEVYLSHAFVGLALEDETLRTQLRDARQQLQDRVSTALANGMTCGEVDADTDTGQAAYGLLALTDGLASHLLLQSGPQLRAWSAAVLCARVGELCPGECSHRLADR; from the coding sequence ATGGCCAGAACAGCCGACCATCAGCAACGACGCGCGCAGATCATTGCCGGTGTCCGCGTCGTGGCCGGCGAGTCCGGACTGGGTCGCGTGACCATCGCCCGGACGGCGGAGGCGGCGGGGGTGTCCGTCGGTCTGGTCCAGCACTACTACGCGTCGAAGGAAGACCTGCTGGCCGACGCGTTCGCCGATGTCCGATCCGACGTGCTGACCCGGATCGACGCCGAGATCGCGCGGTCGGAGAAACGTGGAGCGCGGATCGAGACCATGGTGGTCGACGGCCTGTCGCAGTTGCTGCCCATCGGCACATCACGTCGCGCCGAGGTCTACCTCTCGCACGCGTTCGTGGGTCTGGCCCTTGAGGACGAGACTCTCCGGACACAACTGCGAGATGCGCGGCAACAGTTGCAGGATCGGGTGAGCACGGCTCTGGCCAACGGGATGACGTGTGGTGAGGTCGATGCGGACACCGACACCGGGCAGGCGGCATACGGTCTGCTCGCACTCACCGACGGTCTGGCGTCACATCTGTTGCTCCAGTCGGGCCCGCAACTGCGCGCCTGGTCGGCCGCCGTACTGTGCGCGCGGGTCGGCGAGCTGTGCCCGGGTGAGTGCTCCCACCGGCTGGCCGACCGGTGA
- a CDS encoding aldo/keto reductase has protein sequence MVQIGPTDLDTFPLVLGGNTFGWTSDEQQSGAVLDAFTDAGGSFVDTADQYSQWAPGHSGGESETVLGNWLARRGNRDSVIVATKVGKREGHIGLSPDNIRASVDGSLKRLQTDHIDIYYAHAEDPTVPLHDIAVAFDGLVVAGKIRHIGLSNFSPVLIEEWFSVADALGLAKPVALQPQYSLVHRTEYEGGLQQIAVDNGLAVLPYWGLASGFLTGKYTQGTPFDDTARASMASGYATDEGYAVLTKVTEIADAHGVEPATVALAWLTTRSQITAPIASARTPEQLPALLAAATLELSDDDLAALEG, from the coding sequence ATGGTGCAGATCGGCCCGACGGACCTCGACACGTTCCCCCTCGTTCTGGGTGGCAACACGTTCGGGTGGACCAGTGATGAGCAGCAGAGCGGCGCCGTTCTCGACGCGTTCACCGACGCGGGCGGCAGCTTCGTCGACACCGCCGACCAGTACTCGCAGTGGGCTCCTGGACACAGCGGCGGCGAATCAGAGACGGTGCTGGGCAACTGGCTCGCCCGGCGCGGCAATCGCGACTCGGTGATCGTCGCGACCAAGGTCGGCAAGCGCGAAGGACACATCGGGCTGTCGCCGGACAACATCCGCGCGTCGGTCGACGGGTCGCTGAAACGACTGCAGACCGATCACATCGACATCTACTACGCACACGCCGAGGACCCGACGGTCCCGCTGCACGACATCGCGGTGGCGTTCGACGGTCTCGTCGTGGCCGGCAAGATCCGCCACATCGGGCTGTCCAACTTCTCGCCGGTGCTGATCGAGGAGTGGTTCAGCGTGGCCGACGCGCTCGGGCTGGCGAAACCGGTTGCGCTACAGCCGCAGTACAGCCTGGTCCACCGTACCGAGTACGAGGGCGGTCTCCAGCAGATCGCCGTCGACAACGGTCTCGCCGTCCTTCCCTACTGGGGTCTCGCATCGGGCTTCCTCACCGGCAAGTACACGCAGGGAACACCGTTCGACGACACCGCGCGCGCCTCGATGGCGTCGGGGTACGCGACCGACGAGGGCTACGCCGTGCTGACGAAGGTCACCGAGATCGCCGACGCGCACGGTGTCGAACCGGCGACAGTGGCGTTGGCCTGGCTGACGACGCGGTCACAGATCACCGCGCCCATCGCGAGTGCCCGCACGCCCGAACAACTCCCGGCCCTGCTCGCCGCGGCCACCCTCGAACTGTCCGACGACGACCTCGCCGCGCTCGAGGGCTGA
- a CDS encoding DUF427 domain-containing protein — protein sequence MRRPTPETPGPGQESVWDYPRPPRLETFAGSITIELGGLTIASATRGWRVLETSHPPTYYIPRDAFSDGVLRETQGASWCEWKGQASYFDLVTPERGAPKAAWTYLDPTPGFVDLRGAIAVMARDVDRATVNGEEVTPQPGGFYGGWVTDSVVGPFKGIPGSMGW from the coding sequence ATGCGCCGACCCACCCCGGAGACCCCCGGACCCGGACAGGAATCGGTGTGGGACTACCCGCGCCCGCCGCGGCTGGAGACGTTCGCCGGATCCATCACGATCGAGTTGGGCGGCCTGACCATCGCGTCCGCGACGCGCGGGTGGCGGGTGCTCGAGACCAGCCATCCGCCGACGTATTACATCCCGCGTGACGCGTTCTCCGACGGAGTCCTGCGCGAGACCCAGGGCGCGTCCTGGTGCGAGTGGAAGGGGCAGGCCTCCTACTTCGACCTCGTCACCCCCGAGCGCGGAGCCCCGAAGGCCGCCTGGACCTACCTCGACCCCACCCCGGGCTTCGTCGACCTCCGCGGAGCGATCGCGGTGATGGCCCGCGACGTCGACCGCGCAACGGTCAACGGCGAGGAGGTGACCCCGCAACCCGGCGGCTTCTACGGCGGCTGGGTCACCGACAGCGTCGTCGGCCCGTTCAAGGGCATCCCCGGCTCCATGGGCTGGTAG
- a CDS encoding GGDEF domain-containing protein, whose product MISALSGGIGILSILTAAAWLGLAWVPGGPDGTVGRVALGVACLGAVAVGILLLVAPRTGPLARVVFLGAADLGCALTALSCSDARVGLASTVTLGLVGSYAAFFTSRRVTAGQIAASAVVIIAVLVVGLTGGDQSIGSLYPFAAQAAFAGVFLTAILHYGFAAIGTRNSLQTGGPMRDELTEVLTRHGLYSAASTSLGALNRKDYLVVVRVHLDQFQDIAVGDGRERGEQVLKRVASRLAQGVRGGDFVARTGDAEFSALAGVTHEGVRIFANRFRELVFSVEDPVPVSASVGVAFAPTPIPSTGVQVAIDALLDRAEVAMRSAQDAGGDRVEIDWSVPDPMPSANAEAHS is encoded by the coding sequence GTGATCAGCGCGCTGTCAGGTGGCATCGGGATCCTGAGCATCCTGACCGCAGCCGCCTGGCTCGGTTTGGCGTGGGTACCCGGAGGTCCGGACGGGACGGTCGGACGCGTCGCCCTCGGAGTCGCCTGCCTCGGAGCGGTCGCCGTCGGGATCCTGCTGCTCGTGGCGCCGCGTACCGGTCCCCTCGCCCGCGTCGTGTTCCTCGGAGCGGCCGACCTCGGCTGCGCCCTGACCGCGTTGAGCTGCAGCGATGCCCGTGTCGGACTCGCCAGCACCGTGACGTTGGGGCTCGTGGGCAGCTATGCGGCATTCTTCACCAGCCGCCGGGTGACCGCCGGTCAGATCGCGGCGTCGGCGGTGGTGATCATCGCGGTGCTCGTCGTCGGTCTCACCGGTGGCGATCAGTCGATCGGGTCGCTCTACCCGTTCGCAGCGCAGGCGGCGTTCGCGGGAGTTTTCCTGACGGCGATACTGCATTATGGATTCGCCGCTATCGGCACACGGAACTCACTGCAGACGGGTGGACCCATGCGGGACGAACTGACCGAGGTGCTCACGCGCCACGGTCTCTACTCGGCGGCGTCGACGAGTCTCGGCGCGTTGAACCGCAAGGACTACCTCGTGGTCGTCCGGGTGCACCTCGACCAGTTCCAGGACATCGCCGTCGGCGACGGTCGCGAACGTGGCGAGCAGGTCCTCAAGCGTGTGGCCTCGCGTCTGGCCCAGGGCGTCCGTGGGGGCGACTTCGTCGCCCGCACCGGCGACGCCGAGTTCTCCGCGCTCGCCGGCGTCACCCACGAGGGTGTGCGCATCTTCGCGAATCGTTTCCGTGAACTCGTCTTCAGTGTCGAAGACCCGGTGCCGGTGTCGGCGAGTGTCGGAGTGGCGTTCGCGCCCACCCCGATCCCGTCCACGGGCGTGCAGGTCGCGATCGACGCGCTACTCGATCGTGCCGAGGTGGCGATGCGCTCCGCGCAGGACGCCGGCGGCGACCGCGTGGAGATCGACTGGTCGGTACCCGACCCGATGCCCTCGGCCAACGCCGAGGCGCACAGCTGA
- a CDS encoding LLM class F420-dependent oxidoreductase encodes MQIAVHLSNMTLPGGAPALGRTLADTAKAADEGGVDTLTVMDHWFQMEQLGGPDLAMLEGYSTLTFLAAHTSRVQLGTLVTGITYRHPGLLAKVVTTLDILSQGRAMLGVGAAWYEREHQGLGVPYPSTSERFERLEETIQIARQMFGDDEGPYEGTHYRLAETLNNPQTISRPGPPLMIGGSGEKKTLKLVARYADMCNLFATGVDEVAHKIDVLKGHCETEQRDPATIKTTIIGAADPVADVDGFLTEMERYAALGVEQVFVGPAGPDPVGWTEKLTSTVIPRLREI; translated from the coding sequence ATGCAGATCGCCGTTCATCTCTCCAACATGACCCTGCCGGGTGGTGCACCCGCGTTGGGCCGCACTCTCGCCGACACCGCGAAGGCCGCCGACGAGGGCGGGGTCGACACGCTGACCGTGATGGACCACTGGTTCCAGATGGAACAGCTCGGTGGGCCGGATCTGGCCATGCTGGAGGGGTACTCGACGCTGACGTTCCTCGCGGCGCACACCAGTCGGGTGCAGCTCGGCACGCTGGTCACCGGCATCACCTACCGACACCCCGGACTCCTCGCCAAGGTCGTGACGACGCTGGACATCCTGTCGCAGGGTCGGGCCATGCTGGGCGTCGGCGCCGCCTGGTACGAGCGCGAACACCAGGGCCTCGGCGTGCCGTACCCGTCGACCTCCGAGCGTTTCGAGCGCCTCGAGGAGACCATCCAGATCGCGCGTCAGATGTTCGGTGACGACGAGGGACCGTACGAGGGCACGCACTACCGACTCGCCGAGACACTGAACAACCCGCAGACCATCTCCCGGCCCGGCCCGCCGTTGATGATCGGTGGCAGCGGCGAGAAGAAGACCCTCAAGCTCGTCGCCCGCTACGCGGACATGTGCAATCTGTTCGCGACGGGCGTCGACGAGGTCGCCCACAAGATCGATGTGCTCAAGGGCCATTGCGAGACCGAACAGCGGGACCCGGCCACCATCAAGACGACCATCATCGGTGCGGCCGACCCGGTCGCCGACGTCGACGGATTCCTGACCGAGATGGAGCGTTACGCCGCGTTGGGTGTCGAGCAGGTCTTCGTCGGTCCCGCCGGGCCGGATCCGGTCGGGTGGACCGAGAAGCTGACCTCGACCGTGATCCCGCGGTTGCGCGAGATCTGA
- a CDS encoding DUF3068 domain-containing protein, with protein sequence MKKLLAPFLVFIGVAAITAAIAVPTWLVPKLEVVPLDLDITTVSQSVPMGITSDNNLPARVFDRCSVGEDKARVFDAHVTQQRRTVVVDPSNADQATVQSGQTVRIDRIDDNGTTVDQTTAPIGATRSCSDGLLSSNIDLLSVDRKTSAPNGKLNRLYLSAGPDGQPIQENEGNFIDVPRKGYQYKFPFDTKKQEYPYFDANTRRDLPAKFVKETKINGLTAYEFVSEVPEIDQVLLPTPNGQPALGTSLEKPASWWGIAGIPANEPVVMHRFASATRHVWVEPETGTALKGLEVQHQYFKSPGADDPDLAAPLREFRMDAFHATVAWNDATIDRQSDKAQGYVDQLRWGGVIVPIILGVVGAIALIAGVVLLLRRRKDTPTA encoded by the coding sequence TTGAAGAAGTTGCTCGCCCCCTTCCTCGTGTTCATCGGGGTCGCCGCGATCACCGCGGCCATCGCGGTCCCGACCTGGCTCGTGCCGAAGCTCGAGGTCGTGCCGCTCGACCTCGACATCACGACGGTGTCGCAGTCGGTCCCGATGGGGATCACCTCCGACAACAACCTCCCGGCGCGGGTGTTCGACCGCTGCTCGGTCGGTGAGGACAAGGCGCGCGTCTTCGACGCACACGTGACCCAGCAGCGCCGCACCGTCGTGGTGGACCCGTCGAACGCCGACCAGGCCACGGTGCAGTCGGGCCAGACCGTCCGCATCGACCGCATCGACGACAACGGCACCACCGTCGACCAGACGACCGCACCCATCGGCGCGACCCGTTCCTGCAGCGACGGCCTGCTGTCGTCGAACATCGATCTCCTGTCGGTCGACCGGAAGACCAGCGCGCCCAACGGGAAGCTGAACCGTCTCTACCTCTCGGCCGGTCCGGACGGGCAGCCGATCCAGGAGAACGAGGGCAACTTCATCGATGTCCCGCGCAAGGGCTACCAGTACAAGTTCCCGTTCGACACGAAGAAGCAGGAGTACCCCTACTTCGACGCGAACACCCGTCGGGATCTGCCCGCGAAGTTCGTGAAAGAGACCAAGATCAACGGCCTGACCGCCTACGAGTTCGTCAGCGAGGTGCCGGAGATCGACCAGGTGCTCCTCCCCACCCCGAACGGGCAGCCCGCGCTGGGGACGTCGCTGGAGAAGCCCGCCTCGTGGTGGGGAATCGCGGGCATCCCGGCCAATGAGCCGGTCGTCATGCACCGTTTCGCATCGGCCACCCGCCACGTGTGGGTCGAACCCGAGACCGGCACCGCGCTCAAGGGTCTCGAGGTCCAGCACCAGTACTTCAAGTCACCGGGCGCGGACGATCCCGACCTCGCCGCACCGCTGCGGGAGTTCCGGATGGACGCGTTCCACGCCACGGTGGCCTGGAACGACGCCACCATCGACAGGCAGTCCGACAAGGCCCAGGGTTACGTCGACCAATTGCGATGGGGCGGCGTGATCGTCCCGATCATCCTCGGCGTGGTCGGTGCCATCGCGTTGATCGCCGGTGTGGTGCTCCTGCTGCGTCGGCGCAAGGACACCCCGACGGCGTAG